The Xylocopa sonorina isolate GNS202 chromosome 11, iyXylSono1_principal, whole genome shotgun sequence genome includes the window TTATAACACATATCTTTTTTAACTTATACGACGTGACATTTGAGAATACGTAGACGTATTCAAACTTTCTTGCCAGATTGGCAGACCTCTAAAtggaatattttaataaaaatatggcATATGAAATGCAAAAAATAGAAAAGTTAACTACAGAATAATGAATTGtataataaaaagaaagaagagaaaaattgCTAACTATAATACATCAGGTCGTATAAGCTGCACAAACGTGATACACAATGAGTCGATACTTAATTTTAAGTAGCGCTAAACACAAATACATTCAAACTGCATACTCTCACGCATACATATATTTCAAATACATTACATACACTATTTACATGATCGAGCAGAGTCCTGATAACTCCTGCCCTCTTTCCACAGGAGGTAAATTTGACAGTTTTCTACCTTGCAAAGCAGGTTTGATAGAAGCAGGCACCAAAGGTTCTATTACCTCTTCAGTAGGTGTCTCAACTAcaagtttttctttttccttcgatTCCTCTGGTTCTTTATTAATACACAACGTTTtcgtaatattaattttaattcgcGACGGCGCTGCTGGGATCGCTGCAGGTGTAGAAtccaattctacatttccatcaaTGGAACTCTTCACTGCAGCATATGTAGTATCAGCTGTCGCAGGTTCAGTTATTACGCTTTCCTCGGGGTCTGTTTAGAACATTGTTTCACAAAATTTGTTAAATGTTAGAACATAAAACTTTAACACTAATAGTAGTTATTTaatcgattgtcattttaaaCTACTAATTCGATTACAGAATATGCAATACGCACCTGGTTCTGGTTCCGCAGGTTCTTCTTTAATTTCTACATTATTAAAATCGAAATGTTCCTCTTCCAATTGTTCTTCTGGTTCATCGATCGGTTCTTCTTTAATTTTGATATTTTCAAAAGATTTATCTATATTCTCGCTCTCTGAAGTTTCTATCTCATTTGTTGCGTGCGCGTCATCTTTCTCTAAGCTTTCCATAGCGATATCTTCTGTGCTATTCTGCTGTAATTCTTGTTCATCTATTTTTTCATTCATCTCGATTCCTGCATTGTCTTCAATTACAGTATCGTCATTTTTATTTTCTGTTTCACAAGTTTCATTCGGTACAGTATCTTCTACTATTTCATTTGATGGTTGTACTATTTCAAATTCGCTATTCAACGCTTCCAAGCTTAACTCGTCAGTCTTAGTTTCCTCTACAAACGATTCATCGCACCCCTCTTTCTTTTCATCCTCCATTTCCTCAATTGTTTCTTCAAGCGCTAACGCAGACTTTTCCAAAGCTCTCTAATGATGCAAAAATGACAAAATGTTAGTATTCCAATCTCCATAAGTTGAAAATGATGAAAATAAAGGAAGAAATATAATACTCGTAACTATAAGCATGCAACAGAATTGTGCGCAAATCAAAAGTTTACTGTTACCTTAATTTCTAACAAGTGTGAGAAAGAATAATTTTGTATTAATTCATAGATTACgtataaaaaataaaagtacTTAATAAAATTACAATCGTACTGAACATACATATACATTTACAAACATGATTTTTGTTTCTGTTATTTATAAAATGCTAAAAATCATTAGTTGTGATaagaaagaaactaaatgccatATACATTTCGATAAATAATAGTTTAAACAATTAAAGGAACGAATAACATAAAAAACAtatgttgttgcatttacattacgtCTTTCTGTGTCTAATTACTTCCATTATATCTATAAGTGAGAACATTTTTTACAAGTGCAACGTATAAATATATGAATTATTAAGAAGCACATACCACAAGACTCTTttcctatttattttatttatttgtaaGAATGCAACAAATGGAAAATTTATTAATAAGCTTATATTGATATTTAATCGCTCAAGAATATGACAGAATATCAAAACAAAATATAAGAAGAAATAAAGAACAAACGAAACGAACCTTGTAATCGTCTAGGCATAATGGATGATAGTTCTTATCTTCGAAATTAATTGCCGGCCTTAAATGCCATTCCTCCTTCTCCTCGTTATAAAATTGCTCAAATGCATCATGGCACACCTGACATCTAGAATCCTCATCAGATCCAGTAGGAACGCTaggctgtaatgcttcttgaggggAATCCTCTGCAGCGATACCTTCTGTATCGGCTGTCTGTTTTTCAGTTTCGAACCAACTTTGTGCTGAAAAAAAGCGGACGAGAAGATAAATCAAGTTCTCCTTTAAAAAATAACATAAATGCAGATAAGAAGAGTTGAAAATCCTATACCTCTGTCTTCTAAATCTTCGATTTCTTCAAACTGTATCCAATCGCTAACGTCATAATACCAAGGTCGTGAATGAGCTTTTCTAGCAGAGTCTCTTTCTCGTCGATTCTGTCTAAAATGCCAATCCAAGTGATGGCTGTATCGAGTTGCCAATTCTGGCGCAAATCTAGCACCACAGGAACTACACTGCATGCCACTGTATAATGCAGCTGCGATAGCAGGTTGTTTACTACAGCAAAAAAGATTTTCAAATTGTTACTCTGATTACGACGGGGATACAGAACGATGATTAATTAAAGAAAACATTTTGTTAACACTGTACTTACACTTTAAGCGTTTCTGGTTTATCGAATGAAACGGGGATAATTTCCGGCtccttcttctcttcttcttccgGTTTCTTTTGCTCGATAATATTTGGTACAATACCGGTCTCAACTAATCTCTGGAACAATTCGTTCATATTCAACGGTAACGCCAACGCTGGAGCAGTGGTAGGTGGGTTTTCCGCTGGTTCGGCTTGATATGATAATCCAGACGATGGTGCCATTGCAGACGGTAAAGCGGATGATAACATATCTAGTTGCAAATCTGAAACAAAGTAAATTTTCGCTACAAGTCTAATGAAATATTACACAACAGAGCATACCATGTTACACGTTCGAACATGGCAAGTAATGTATGGTATATTTTTATAAACACAATATTTACCCGGTTTTGGAGTCGATCTAAGGTCTGAACCATCCTGCGAAGTCGATTCGTGCTCAACGGCAGAGAATTGCGTCGGTGCGGAAGTTGTGTCCACCTTTGGTTTTTGCGTTAACAAAGGTGGAGTAGGCGGCGATTCAATGGGTTCTTCGCCTTTCATACCTGCGATCTTAACGTATCCCGGTCGAACACCTCTTGGCAATACCGAAAATCTAATGAAATGTTTTTTATCTCTAACAATAATAGGTTTGGGCAATCCTCCGAATTCGACTTTAAATGGTCGTCCGTTTAAAAGAACTGTTTGTAACGAGTCTATAAATTCCAATGTATGAGGTTTCCCTTCGATTTCAAATCTGTAAATATCATCGTACGATGTACTTAAAAATCGTCGTatatatttatacgtatataaatATCCTTAACAATACGAAAGTAACTTACATTTGAGGCTTTGCATCTAAAAATACAGGAACCATGTTTCGGGCGTTAATAATCAGATTAATTTTGGCAACTACTAAATCTGTCCTCTTTACCGTACCGATTTTAACATGGGGCGGAGGCCCTTCTAATTTAACGCTAACTTTTTTACCACCAAGATCTACCGTTACAGGCATACCACCGAAATAACATTCATACCATCTATCATCAACGTACAACTCTCTCGTAGGTGCACCTAATTTAATTCTGAAAACGTGAACGAATTTCGATaatatatctatataaatatATCGAATTATGTATAAACTAAATTACCAAACTGTGTAATATTAAGATACATACCTATGAACTTCACCTTCGTACATGAACTCTTTGTATTGGTCGTTAAATGCGCAAGTTATAGTGTCCTTATCATCGATTAGAATTCGTCGTATACCATCTTGGAATCCGATTTCTCTTGGATCATCCCAATTCATAAAAACTACGCCTGTTTGGCCGTAGTATCTAATTTCACGTGGTATACTGTCTATATTTATAGACTTCATCGTGTCTCTCGCGATTTCATCcaacaactttggatctggcgGTGGTAATTCGCGGCTATGAGGGTTTTGATTCTTTGTCATTGCCGTGGTGTAATTCTGATCGCCATCTTCGAGATCATATTTCGACGATGAACTCGGTGATACGTTTCTCGTAGTGTTCAATGAAGAGATACTCGGGTTTGATATAAGATTCGTCATTGGTCCATTGTTCATCATCATTCCAGGTCCGTTCATTCCTGATAATGATATAGGCGGATTAGGCATACCTATTGGTCCAATTGGGCTGCTGGTCAACAAGTTGGACATGAGCGGTCCGTTCGGTCCCATAGGACCCATCATACCAGGCCCTAAACGAGGGTTCGGACCCATATTGTGATTGAAACCACCGTGATACTGATAGTCGGGACGCATTGGCCCAAAGTGTCTGGGATTTTGCCACGGACCAACGGGTCTAAAGTCAGAATTGAAGTGTCCCTGCGGACCACCGTACGGAGGTCCAGGAGGATGTGCCCATGGTCCTGGTTGTTGCCACGGTTGATTCTGCCATCTGGGGCCGTTTGGATTTCTTGTAATTGGGTGATCTTTACTTCTCATCAGTTCTTTGTCGTTAGAAGGGCTGAATGTAGATGCGCGATCTCCTGGACCCGTTATCTCCAAGTTTACACCTTTCTCCCATACAATAGAGCCTACTTCTTTCTCCTTTCGTTGTGCAGCTCTCAATTTTCGGTCCTCGCTCATATGTAACACTTCTTGAATAAGAGTATTGTATTGAGTTTTAGTGATGGAACCTTGATTCAATTGTTCGGCAGCTTGTTTCATTATTATTTCAATATTTCTGTCTTCGTTCTTCTCCGGTTTATCATTCTCTCGACCTCTTCGTCCAGGTCTGTTATCTTGATCTTCGTTCGACAatgttcttcttctttctttcggATCATCCGGGAGTTTGTTGTATAGTCTGAGCCTGCCCAATCTATCTCTGTTACGATCTCTGCCATCCCGTTTATCATCAGCGTTATTAGCCTGTTTATCTCTATCGTTCTTCGATGGTGTCTTTAGCTTCGCCCAACCATCTTTGCCATCTTCTCCAGATATTACAGGTGGAGGCGGTGTCGGTGGTCGTCCAGCCTTGGGATGCGTCAATGTGCGTAGATCGACGTCTTCGTTTCCAAATAATCTATACAAGTAACATATTATCACGTTAATCGCACGCAACACACAATTAGTAGatttgaagagaaaagaaaaaaataaggaTACACACGCATCGAATTTCTCGGCTTTCGTTTTCTTAGCTAAAGTAGATTCTATGTGCTCCGAACTTTGCCTTTTGTTGGTACTAACCGGTGGCGGTAATACGCGCAAATCTAAGTCCTCTTCTGAAAAAGATTTCGAAGCGAAGTGAAATAACTCATATATTAAACAAGTATTATACGCGTATTTAATTTTACCAGCATATAGGATCATATTGCATCCTCTTTTGTATGCTAGTCTTTTTTGTCTTGAAAAAAACTAAACATTTTCCTTTCATTCGAAACAGAAGAGTAAAAAAACACATTTTAGTGCTTGCACTTTCGATAACGTTTACAACAACTGAAATTGTCCTACCGCGCTAATCTCTTGAATAAGATATCACATTGTAACTTCATGTATATGTTATAGAGATTAACTCACCGTTAAATAATGAAAAGTGTAAGATATGTCTGGAAATGATTTATATTTGTGTTGAAAAACGTAAGATATTGACTCACTCTTTTCTGGTACCGAAGCAGTTGCACCTGGAAGAGGTAGCGTCGCTCTCAAATCTTCGTCTTTGCTGGATGATTCCAAAGTTAGTTCAGCAGCAGTTTGAACGTTTCCAGCGTTTGCTGGAGAGCGCTCGGGACTAAGACTGTCATCCTTGTTACGCCTTACGTAATTTCTTTGTCTAGCATTCGGTCTAATCTCTTTAAATGCAGGCGGATGAGGAGGAGAGACTATCAACGAACCAGATTGCTCCTCCTCGGTAACACCACCGGAGTTGCTTATACTTGAATTGGATTTTGTATCGTTACGCCTGGGAATTCTATACGGGGGGCTTGGACTGCGTTTTCTCGATTTTGTACTCTTCTTTCGGTTTTTAGAGGTTTGAAAGGATTGAGGAGAGGTACGCGAGGATGGTGAACTGTCTCCACTGTCTTTTTCACGAGATTTGGACCTAACGGGACTTGCGTCCCTGTCGACTTTCGGTATCTTACTCGGAGACGTCTGAGGTTGCTTAGATCGCGACTTGTTACCTATTTTCCGATGCGAGGATTTCGAGGAGGCGGAAGATTTTTCGACCATCGAAGACGAAGAGCTTcgtgaagaattcgaactcttcGAGTCTTTCGACTTTGAATCGTTGCTACCACCCCCTCTGTTACTCGCTGATAAAGAACTATTACTACCCAC containing:
- the Pcf11 gene encoding pcf11 cleavage and polyadenylation factor subunit isoform X1 is translated as MTSTKSKEIADEYISSLSDLTINSKPLINMLTMLAEDNIEHASAIVQAVENHLQKVRSDIKLPVLYLIDSIVKNVNGAYLNLFTQNIVNTFCGVFEKVDENTRASMWKLRQTWNDVFPAKKLFSLDVRVQSIDPAWPITASPTNVSSGSIHVNPRFFSMPQQSATSIVSQPIVAPVKLPPGDPVTPTEAAMREQLLKKQRELIELQKKKIELELLQAKANLEQQQRQLDKQAGNLKSELVTATTHVTSSTETIAQGKPVTTTVQSQASKQVAKQFPAATASLLKNAGTNNGPRIAPASSIAVASAKPVSRDPRLKTTSAQDVPVTSVDSRQRISTSTQKDSRGEGQTQLAANTNTVLSDQLKQQLLSKQAVTSTINKSPTNLAGSDSATINASNNNNANTNLNNNNNNKNFSGNANKDAVSHRTSQKKDPRLSSNSSGNLNSNSSKSFQSLSVGSNSSLSASNRGGGSNDSKSKDSKSSNSSRSSSSSMVEKSSASSKSSHRKIGNKSRSKQPQTSPSKIPKVDRDASPVRSKSREKDSGDSSPSSRTSPQSFQTSKNRKKSTKSRKRSPSPPYRIPRRNDTKSNSSISNSGGVTEEEQSGSLIVSPPHPPAFKEIRPNARQRNYVRRNKDDSLSPERSPANAGNVQTAAELTLESSSKDEDLRATLPLPGATASVPEKKEDLDLRVLPPPVSTNKRQSSEHIESTLAKKTKAEKFDALFGNEDVDLRTLTHPKAGRPPTPPPPVISGEDGKDGWAKLKTPSKNDRDKQANNADDKRDGRDRNRDRLGRLRLYNKLPDDPKERRRTLSNEDQDNRPGRRGRENDKPEKNEDRNIEIIMKQAAEQLNQGSITKTQYNTLIQEVLHMSEDRKLRAAQRKEKEVGSIVWEKGVNLEITGPGDRASTFSPSNDKELMRSKDHPITRNPNGPRWQNQPWQQPGPWAHPPGPPYGGPQGHFNSDFRPVGPWQNPRHFGPMRPDYQYHGGFNHNMGPNPRLGPGMMGPMGPNGPLMSNLLTSSPIGPIGMPNPPISLSGMNGPGMMMNNGPMTNLISNPSISSLNTTRNVSPSSSSKYDLEDGDQNYTTAMTKNQNPHSRELPPPDPKLLDEIARDTMKSINIDSIPREIRYYGQTGVVFMNWDDPREIGFQDGIRRILIDDKDTITCAFNDQYKEFMYEGEVHRIKLGAPTRELYVDDRWYECYFGGMPVTVDLGGKKVSVKLEGPPPHVKIGTVKRTDLVVAKINLIINARNMVPVFLDAKPQIFEIEGKPHTLEFIDSLQTVLLNGRPFKVEFGGLPKPIIVRDKKHFIRFSVLPRGVRPGYVKIAGMKGEEPIESPPTPPLLTQKPKVDTTSAPTQFSAVEHESTSQDGSDLRSTPKPDLQLDMLSSALPSAMAPSSGLSYQAEPAENPPTTAPALALPLNMNELFQRLVETGIVPNIIEQKKPEEEEKKEPEIIPVSFDKPETLKVKQPAIAAALYSGMQCSSCGARFAPELATRYSHHLDWHFRQNRRERDSARKAHSRPWYYDVSDWIQFEEIEDLEDRAQSWFETEKQTADTEGIAAEDSPQEALQPSVPTGSDEDSRCQVCHDAFEQFYNEEKEEWHLRPAINFEDKNYHPLCLDDYKEKSLVRALEKSALALEETIEEMEDEKKEGCDESFVEETKTDELSLEALNSEFEIVQPSNEIVEDTVPNETCETENKNDDTVIEDNAGIEMNEKIDEQELQQNSTEDIAMESLEKDDAHATNEIETSESENIDKSFENIKIKEEPIDEPEEQLEEEHFDFNNVEIKEEPAEPEPDPEESVITEPATADTTYAAVKSSIDGNVELDSTPAAIPAAPSRIKINITKTLCINKEPEESKEKEKLVVETPTEEVIEPLVPASIKPALQGRKLSNLPPVERGQELSGLCSIM
- the Pcf11 gene encoding pcf11 cleavage and polyadenylation factor subunit isoform X2, producing the protein MTSTKSKEIADEYISSLSDLTINSKPLINMLTMLAEDNIEHASAIVQAVENHLQKVRSDIKLPVLYLIDSIVKNVNGAYLNLFTQNIVNTFCGVFEKVDENTRASMWKLRQTWNDVFPAKKLFSLDVRVQSIDPAWPITASPTNVSSGSIHVNPRFFSMPQQSATSIVSQPIVAPVKLPPGDPVTPTEAAMREQLLKKQRELIELQKKKIELELLQAKANLEQQQRQLDKQAGNLKSELVTATTHVTSSTETIAQGKPVTTTVQSQASKQVAKQFPAATASLLKNAGTNNGPRIAPASSIAVASAKPVSRDPRLKTTSAQDVPVTSVDSRQRISTSTQKDSRGEGQTQLAANTNTVLSDQLKQQLLSKQAVTSTINKSPTNLAGSDSATINASNNNNANTNLNNNNNNKNFSGNANKDAVSHRTSQKKDPRLSSNSSGNLNSNSSKSFQSLSVGSNSSLSASNRGGGSNDSKSKDSKSSNSSRSSSSSMVEKSSASSKSSHRKIGNKSRSKQPQTSPSKIPKVDRDASPVRSKSREKDSGDSSPSSRTSPQSFQTSKNRKKSTKSRKRSPSPPYRIPRRNDTKSNSSISNSGGVTEEEQSGSLIVSPPHPPAFKEIRPNARQRNYVRRNKDDSLSPERSPANAGNVQTAAELTLESSSKDEDLRATLPLPGATASVPEKKDLDLRVLPPPVSTNKRQSSEHIESTLAKKTKAEKFDALFGNEDVDLRTLTHPKAGRPPTPPPPVISGEDGKDGWAKLKTPSKNDRDKQANNADDKRDGRDRNRDRLGRLRLYNKLPDDPKERRRTLSNEDQDNRPGRRGRENDKPEKNEDRNIEIIMKQAAEQLNQGSITKTQYNTLIQEVLHMSEDRKLRAAQRKEKEVGSIVWEKGVNLEITGPGDRASTFSPSNDKELMRSKDHPITRNPNGPRWQNQPWQQPGPWAHPPGPPYGGPQGHFNSDFRPVGPWQNPRHFGPMRPDYQYHGGFNHNMGPNPRLGPGMMGPMGPNGPLMSNLLTSSPIGPIGMPNPPISLSGMNGPGMMMNNGPMTNLISNPSISSLNTTRNVSPSSSSKYDLEDGDQNYTTAMTKNQNPHSRELPPPDPKLLDEIARDTMKSINIDSIPREIRYYGQTGVVFMNWDDPREIGFQDGIRRILIDDKDTITCAFNDQYKEFMYEGEVHRIKLGAPTRELYVDDRWYECYFGGMPVTVDLGGKKVSVKLEGPPPHVKIGTVKRTDLVVAKINLIINARNMVPVFLDAKPQIFEIEGKPHTLEFIDSLQTVLLNGRPFKVEFGGLPKPIIVRDKKHFIRFSVLPRGVRPGYVKIAGMKGEEPIESPPTPPLLTQKPKVDTTSAPTQFSAVEHESTSQDGSDLRSTPKPDLQLDMLSSALPSAMAPSSGLSYQAEPAENPPTTAPALALPLNMNELFQRLVETGIVPNIIEQKKPEEEEKKEPEIIPVSFDKPETLKVKQPAIAAALYSGMQCSSCGARFAPELATRYSHHLDWHFRQNRRERDSARKAHSRPWYYDVSDWIQFEEIEDLEDRAQSWFETEKQTADTEGIAAEDSPQEALQPSVPTGSDEDSRCQVCHDAFEQFYNEEKEEWHLRPAINFEDKNYHPLCLDDYKEKSLVRALEKSALALEETIEEMEDEKKEGCDESFVEETKTDELSLEALNSEFEIVQPSNEIVEDTVPNETCETENKNDDTVIEDNAGIEMNEKIDEQELQQNSTEDIAMESLEKDDAHATNEIETSESENIDKSFENIKIKEEPIDEPEEQLEEEHFDFNNVEIKEEPAEPEPDPEESVITEPATADTTYAAVKSSIDGNVELDSTPAAIPAAPSRIKINITKTLCINKEPEESKEKEKLVVETPTEEVIEPLVPASIKPALQGRKLSNLPPVERGQELSGLCSIM
- the Pcf11 gene encoding pcf11 cleavage and polyadenylation factor subunit isoform X3 — protein: MTSTKSKEIADEYISSLSDLTINSKPLINMLTMLAEDNIEHASAIVQAVENHLQKVRSDIKLPVLYLIDSIVKNVNGAYLNLFTQNIVNTFCGVFEKVDENTRASMWKLRQTWNDVFPAKKLFSLDVRVQSIDPAWPITASPTNVSSGSIHVNPRFFSMPQQSATSIVSQPIVAPVKLPPGDPVTPTEAAMREQLLKKQRELIELQKKKIELELLQAKANLEQQQRQLDKQAGNLKSELVTATTHVTSSTETIAQGKPVTTTVQSQASKQVAKQFPAATASLLKNAGTNNGPRIAPASSIAVASAKPVSRDPRLKTTSAQDVPVTSVDSRQRISTSTQKDSRGEGQTQLAANTNTVLSDQLKQQLLSKQAVTSTINKSPTNLAGSDSATINASNNNNANTNLNNNNNNKNFSGNANKDAVSHRTSQKKDPRLSSNSSGNLNSNSSKSFQSLSVGSNSSLSASNRGGGSNDSKSKDSKSSNSSRSSSSSMVEKSSASSKSSHRKIGNKSRSKQPQTSPSKIPKVDRDASPVRSKSREKDSGDSSPSSRTSPQSFQTSKNRKKSTKSRKRSPSPPYRIPRRNDTKSNSSISNSGGVTEEEQSGSLIVSPPHPPAFKEIRPNARQRNYVRRNKDDSLSPERSPANAGNVQTAAELTLESSSKDEDLRATLPLPGATASVPEKKEDLDLRVLPPPVSTNKRQSSEHIESTLAKKTKAEKFDALFGNEDVDLRTLTHPKAGRPPTPPPPVISGEDGKDGWAKLKTPSKNDRDKQANNADDKRDGRDRNRDRLGRLRLYNKLPDDPKERRRTLSNEDQDNRPGRRGRENDKPEKNEDRNIEIIMKQAAEQLNQGSITKTQYNTLIQEVLHMSEDRKLRAAQRKEKEVGSIVWEKGVNLEITGPGDRASTFSPSNDKELMRSKDHPITRNPNGPRWQNQPWQQPGPWAHPPGPPYGGPQGHFNSDFRPVGPWQNPRHFGPMRPDYQYHGGFNHNMGPNPRLGPGMMGPMGPNGPLMSNLLTSSPIGPIGMPNPPISLSGMNGPGMMMNNGPMTNLISNPSISSLNTTRNVSPSSSSKYDLEDGDQNYTTAMTKNQNPHSRELPPPDPKLLDEIARDTMKSINIDSIPREIRYYGQTGVVFMNWDDPREIGFQDGIRRILIDDKDTITCAFNDQYKEFMYEGEVHRIKLGAPTRELYVDDRWYECYFGGMPVTVDLGGKKVSVKLEGPPPHVKIGTVKRTDLVVAKINLIINARNMVPVFLDAKPQIFEIEGKPHTLEFIDSLQTVLLNGRPFKVEFGGLPKPIIVRDKKHFIRFSVLPRGVRPGYVKIAGMKGEEPIESPPTPPLLTQKPKVDTTSAPTQFSAVEHESTSQDGSDLRSTPKPDLQLDMLSSALPSAMAPSSGLSYQAEPAENPPTTAPALALPLNMNELFQRLVETGIVPNIIEQKKPEEEEKKEPEIIPVSFDKPETLKVKQPAIAAALYSGMQCSSCGARFAPELATRYSHHLDWHFRQNRRERDSARKAHSRPWYYDVSDWIQFEEIEDLEDRAQSWFETEKQTADTEGIAAEDSPQEALQPSVPTGSDEDSRCQVCHDAFEQFYNEEKEEWHLRPAINFEDKNYHPLCLDDYKRALEKSALALEETIEEMEDEKKEGCDESFVEETKTDELSLEALNSEFEIVQPSNEIVEDTVPNETCETENKNDDTVIEDNAGIEMNEKIDEQELQQNSTEDIAMESLEKDDAHATNEIETSESENIDKSFENIKIKEEPIDEPEEQLEEEHFDFNNVEIKEEPAEPEPDPEESVITEPATADTTYAAVKSSIDGNVELDSTPAAIPAAPSRIKINITKTLCINKEPEESKEKEKLVVETPTEEVIEPLVPASIKPALQGRKLSNLPPVERGQELSGLCSIM